A single Cupriavidus sp. D39 DNA region contains:
- a CDS encoding AAA family ATPase — MRHTLLIDEINRANVAKVFGELITILEPSKRCAPNPKLDFSGARTAVRLQYSGDELAVPANLDIIASMNTADRSVQSIDRALRRRFEFTETPADPRLLPAAKVGGVDLRALLAAINDRIEFLIDGDHALGHALLMGVGNLWDLRRAFSRRVIPLLQEYFFEDLGKAKLALTGSSKPSAFFEERPLEPSKLFDQSADLDGLDPRVSIRPSDDLATWTAADFIRLYLRDDDAEAAIAALAPINPSDEEGVEAEFEDIDELAEEAAPGAGPSGADEGGADEGGPATQPLVGAQAEPPAANDPEAAPATGAGV, encoded by the coding sequence GTGCGGCACACGCTCTTGATCGACGAGATCAACCGCGCCAACGTAGCCAAGGTCTTCGGCGAGCTCATCACCATCCTTGAGCCGAGCAAGCGCTGCGCGCCCAACCCGAAGCTCGACTTCTCCGGCGCACGCACGGCGGTCCGCCTCCAATACAGTGGCGACGAGCTGGCGGTGCCGGCGAACCTCGACATCATCGCGAGCATGAACACGGCAGACCGCTCGGTACAGTCCATCGACCGTGCGCTGCGCCGGCGCTTCGAGTTCACCGAGACTCCCGCCGATCCCCGCTTGCTGCCCGCCGCGAAGGTGGGCGGCGTCGACTTGCGGGCGCTGCTGGCGGCCATCAACGATCGCATCGAGTTCCTCATCGACGGCGACCACGCTCTGGGCCACGCGCTGCTCATGGGCGTGGGCAACCTCTGGGACCTGCGGCGGGCCTTCTCCCGCCGCGTGATCCCGCTGCTCCAAGAGTATTTCTTCGAGGACCTGGGCAAGGCCAAGCTCGCGCTGACGGGATCCTCGAAGCCCTCGGCCTTCTTCGAGGAGCGGCCCTTGGAGCCCTCCAAGCTCTTCGACCAGTCCGCGGATCTCGACGGGCTCGATCCGCGGGTCTCCATCCGGCCGTCGGATGACCTTGCCACGTGGACCGCGGCCGACTTCATCCGGCTCTACCTGCGTGATGACGACGCAGAGGCGGCCATCGCGGCACTGGCTCCCATCAATCCCTCGGACGAAGAGGGGGTCGAAGCCGAGTTCGAGGACATCGACGAACTTGCAGAGGAAGCCGCGCCCGGCGCTGGGCCGTCCGGCGCGGACGAGGGTGGGGCTGACGAAGGTGGTCCTGCCACCCAGCCCTTGGTTGGCGCCCAAGCCGAGCCTCCCGCCGCCAACGACCCTGAGGCCGCGCCGGCCACCGGCGCGGGCGTCTGA